The window AAACGAAAAATAGCTTACTTCTCCATGGAAATCGCCGTTGATCCAAGCATGCCGACTTATAGCGGCGGCCTTGGAATGCTGGCGGGTGATACAATACGCTCCGCTGCTGACCTCAAGGTGCCCATGATAGCTTTATCATTATTACATAGGAAAGGGTATTTTTATCAAAAACTTGATCCAAATGGGTGGCAGAGAGAGGAACCGGCAGAATGGGTAGTAGAAGATTTCTTGACAGAAATGCCTGAAAGAGTTTCAGTTGTGATTGAGGGTAGATCAGTTCAGATTCGTTCATGGAAATACGCGGTCACTGGAATAGCAGGCTTCGAAGTACCAGTTTATTTTCTCGATACTTATCTTCCAGAGAACTCCGAATCGGATAGAACATTGACACACTACCTCTATGGAGGAGACCAAAGGTACCGGCTCTGTCAGGAAGTCATTTTAGGTATCGGTGGGGTCAGGATGCTTCGTACTCTAGGGTATCAAGATATAGTGCGATTTCACATGAATGAAGGTCATTCTAGCCTATTGACGCTTGAGCTTCTCAATGAAGAAAGTAAAGGTGAACACAATAGTGCAGTTACCATTGAAAACATAGAGTCCGTGAAAAAGAGATGCGTTTTTACCACTCATACTCCTATCCCTGCAGGGCATGATCAGTTTCCCTTGGAAATTGTCAATAACATCCTTGGTCTAAGAGATACGAATGGCATTAAAGATATCATAAGCTGCAACGGATTACTTAATATGACCCATCTGGCGTTAAATCTAAGTAGCTATATAAATGGTGTCGCAAAAAAACATGGCGAAATCTCAAAACTTATGTTCAATGGTTATAATATTGATGCAATAACAAATGGCATTCACGCGCCTACTTGGGTTTCTAATTACTTCCAAGGACTTTTTGATCGATATGTGCCTGACTGGATGCAAGATAATTTCAGC of the Thermodesulfobacteriota bacterium genome contains:
- the glgP gene encoding alpha-glucan family phosphorylase; this translates as MTDYSKRKIAYFSMEIAVDPSMPTYSGGLGMLAGDTIRSAADLKVPMIALSLLHRKGYFYQKLDPNGWQREEPAEWVVEDFLTEMPERVSVVIEGRSVQIRSWKYAVTGIAGFEVPVYFLDTYLPENSESDRTLTHYLYGGDQRYRLCQEVILGIGGVRMLRTLGYQDIVRFHMNEGHSSLLTLELLNEESKGEHNSAVTIENIESVKKRCVFTTHTPIPAGHDQFPLEIVNNILGLRDTNGIKDIISCNGLLNMTHLALNLSSYINGVAKKHGEISKLMFNGYNIDAITNGIHAPTWVSNYFQGLFDRYVPDWMQDNFSLRYALNIPKSELWDAHVKSKKELIEHVNRETNIGLDLDHLTIGLARRATKYKRTDLIFTDIERLKGISTEIGPVQIVISGKAHPQDQDGKQLIQRIYEVKKLLQSDLKISYLENYDMMLSKMIIAGVDVWLNTPQPPLEASGTSGMKAALNGVPSLSILDGWWIEGCIEGVTGWSIGENSREVDQNNEQTYRDALSLYQKLEQVVLPLFYNDRDSFIDVMRNAIALNASFFNTQRMLKEYVLKAYLG